Genomic DNA from Oncorhynchus tshawytscha isolate Ot180627B linkage group LG04, Otsh_v2.0, whole genome shotgun sequence:
tagaaataaggccatgctcataaaataaCAATCTTCCCTCATCTTAAATACTACAGATCTTTTTTTGTTTTGCCTAGAAACGAACTTCCAAATCATTTGTTTAGGTCCAAACAATGTTTTCAGAGGGGAGGGTTCATTTTTGGGATGGAAAAacattctgtgttgttgtatatagAAAAAACTAAACAGTTAGTATCAagtatgtaaaaaaataaaaaaggtaatggacctatatatttttaaataactaTGAGAAATAAAAATCActaaaataaaagctagacaaaAACAATGAATTCAGGAGTATTGGTTTTGTTATCAGGTTTGAGCATAAGAACACCGCATTAGGCATGGCAAAATGCATAAAATTGCAGGGGGAAACATGCAGGAAAATAGCTAAATGTTCTCTCAGCTCTAAAGCAGATGCTGCAGAAAATTGGCTTACAAACGGCAAAAGTTCTCTCAGCTTCATGGAAAAATctgcagaattgcaggaaatagcCCCGCGGCCAAGACGAGGGCCTCAAATGTTCTTGCCCAGGGCCTTGACCAAATACAGCTGGGCCAATATAGCACTAACCATGAGCTGAGCATGCCCATTGCCACATCCCCGTCACACCCCCTTTTGATTCAGAAACAACCCTGCACTCCTTGTGTCAGTGATTATCTCATTTGGACTTCAGGTGATAAGTATTATTGATTGTGACTCACTGGTTGAGCCTGAGAGCTTTGATGGCTCTGCTCTCAGGGAAACCCATCTCAGTCAGCTGCTGAAGGGTCGTCTCATCCACccggtcctcctcctcctcatccagcATGGctgacaaaccacacacacaatattaGTGAATAATAGTATAACTATAATAATACTTCATGCCATGGCATTGCTACTGACTGCCTTGAAGGGAattctagagcgtgcattatttaagtgataatgcctgagaagccggtgtttgagGGATATAttggcaaaccgtgccaatatctcctccaaacaccggcttctctggcattatcacttttatacaacgggttaccgaaatatatatatttttattttgatgaatttattcctACTATTTAAACATTCCACAAGATAAAGTACTGAcgcaaatctagggttgctacccaaagcTGGCTGGTCGGTcggtcgttcgttctatcggttcggttgccagagatgtgacacagtcatttagtctttttgttctctatctacagttgaagtcggaagtttacatacaccttagccaaatacatttaaactccgattttcacaattcctgacatttaatcctagtaaaaattccatgtcttaggtcagttaggatcaccactttattttaagaatgtgaaatgtcagaataatagtgatttatttcagcttttatttctttcatcacattcccagtgggtcagacgtttacatacactcaattagtatttggtaggatttcctttaaattgtttaacttgggtcaaacattttgggtagccttccacaagcttcccacaataagttgggtgaattttggcccattcctcctcacagagctggtgtaactgagtcaggtttgtaggcctccttcctcacacactctttttcagttttGTCCATGATTTTTCTAcagggttgagatcagggctttgtgatggccactccaataccttgactttgttgtccttaagccattttcccacaactttggaagtatgcttagggtcattgtccatttagaagatacatttgcgaccaagctttaacttcctgactgatgtcttgagatgttgcttcactatatccacatcattttcctgcctcatgatgccatgtattttgtgaagtgcaccagtccctcctgcagcaaagcacccccacaacatgatgctgccacccgtgcttcacggatgggatggtattcttcggcttgcaaagcctccccctttttcctccaaacataacaatagtcattatggccaagtagctatattattgtttcatcagaccagaggacatttctccaaaagtacgatctttgtccccatgtccagttgcaaaacgtagtctggcttttttatggcggttttggagcagtggcttcttccttgatgagcggcctttcaggttatctcAATATAGGaatagttttactgtggatattgatacttttgtacccgttatttgtacttttcgcaccaaagtaggttcatctctaggagacagaacgagtctccttcctgagcggtatgatggctgcgtggtcccatggtgtttatacttgcgtactattgtttgtacagatgaacatggtaccttcaggtgtttggaaattgctcccaaggatgaaccagacttgtggaggtctatcatTTTATTTtcctgaggtattggctgatttcttttgatttcccatgatgtcaagcaaagaggcactgagtttgaaggtaagccttgaaatatatccacaggtacaccaataggctaattgacctcatttgagtcaatcagaagcttctaaagccatgacattattttctgtaattttccaagctgtttaaaggcacagtcaacttagtatatgtaaacttctgacccaatggaattatgatacagtgaattataagtgaaataatctgtctgtaaacaattgttggacaaattacttgtgtcttgcataaagtagatgtcctaaccgactagccaaaactatagtttgttaacaagacatttgtggagcggttgaaaaacaagttttaatgactccaacctaagtgtatgtaaacttccgacttcaactgtattggcgcaacccagtcgttcgttccaaatgttccattgccatactggctggcaacgttcttatcccatGCTTGCTAGCTATTCAACTACGGCGAACTTAGtcatgtcaaacagtgcagccagaataacagcttCACTTGCGTTTGTTTAAGCTTTCTAGTGATCTtttttgggacacatccataacaatgagctaatgatgtacaatgagctaatgatgtgcaatttcacctggcatagaaaatgtactctcatctggacactgttgttcagaggagctagccaacaacacagctaacacaatcacttcaaactgaagctagAAAGACTGCTAACTAGCTGAACTTCATTTAGCTTTACCTGttaattgacatttctttgtatccATAAAAAtgtatgctgattcatgatttcgactggctgagaaaagctgcctgtctgtctcaaatTTGAATACtgaaatgttgcaaatgtcagaaaGCAagatttatacaaatctccgctgttgaaaaccaactgttagtctaaaagaaaggTGAGATAATGTCCAGATTATTTTTTATAgtagagatcaagtttataaattgcctggctgggctgatgagacacgggattgcgcagtcagatggaacagagtaaataggcattttaacggcATAGATatagccagtggtaacttgtggaatagacaccgtctGCAAcgcagttttaaccaatcagcattcagaattAGACCCACCCGCTGTATAATTAAGcgataaggcacgagggggtttggtttatggccaacataccactgctaagggctgttcttaggcacgatgcCTACCCACAAAGCCCAgatgtgccttattgctattataaactggttaccaacgtaattagagcagtaaaaataaaatgttgtcatacccgtggtatacagtctgatataccacggttttcagccaatcagcattcagggctcaaaccacccagtttataattcccTATAATGCACAGTATAATTCAGTGGCTATAAAATTCATACTTACATGTtctgtttgagctgcttttgaaagcaaaagttgatttgaaaacattattggcattgttgaattagattttcataatagcaagctaggactAATGCTTTGGCCATAGAAATCAGAATCAAATCATACTGATTTCTATGGATTTGGTTAGCTGAGCTAGCAAGTCTatttgtttggttaccaaggcaactactatagatatctagtaaacttgctagctacttcagtggatgttgaacacatttctagcatcaaatgtgttaaattatagccatggtatataATAGGGATAATCAACTTTGGAGCTCTAATGCGTACTCTGGAAAATAATATAACTCTATGGAAGGTGAGTTCCACGTCGCACATTACTTTCCAGAGAACGTAGTTGATTATCGCTTACATAATGCACTATTCTGTCACTTATACATAAGCTCAGTGACAATATGACTGTTACAGCTCCAACTTGTTGTTCATTTAAAAAACATCAGGTAgccgttggggcggcaggtagcctagtggttagagcgttgggccgtaacgaaaggttgcttgatcgaatccctgaactgacaaggtaaaaatctgtcgttctgcccctgaacaaagggaattaacccactgttcccaggccatcattgtaaataagaatttgttcttaaccgacttgcctagttaaaaaataaaaaataaactaatgCAAAACCAGCCTCTTAGCCCTGCAAGGCAGTTACCAAAAACAATCTTTGATAATGAAATAATGTGTGCACACTGTACCATTGGCCTTTTTGAAGAGCTCCACAGCATCGGGGTTCAAGGCGAGAAGCTTCTGGGCCACTTCAATGAGAGAGACAAGGATTTTCCTGAGCTCCGACTGAAACTGatagaaaatgtattttatttgttcaTTTAACCAGGAAGTTCCAATGAGGTCAGAAGACCTCATTCCCAAAGAACCTCATTCTTAAAGAGAGGTTATTCATTCTGGTTTATACACATAAACCAGAATGAAGTATGAATTATACACATAAACTAGAATCAATAACCTCTCTTTAAGAATGAGGTTCTTTGGGAATGAGGTCTTCTGGCCTCATTTgaacttcctggttaaataaacaaataaaatctTTGTATCAGGGATTTAGAATAGGCTTAATATGACCAAATTCACTCATTTTAATATGTCTCTGATAAGTTTGCAGGCGACATTTTAGGATTATAGTTAAATTTCGGTACAATAGTCAGTGGAAAGCTCCAGAAGTGCTTTGAACTATGCATTCTGACAGGTTATTTACTGTATTGTGCTGTACTTACATCTCTGATGTTATGCTGGGTGACAGTGCGGTCTGTGTGGCGGGTGGACAGGCCGGCGGTGGCCTTCAGGATGGCATCTTTATCTGGAGCCTTGTTATCCTGCTTCTTCTGACAGACAAGGAGGAAACACACATTAAGATAGTTGCAAACAGTACAACAAGTTGGACCTAATACGTTTCTTGTTGTGTTGTCCCTGGTTCTAGCAGTCTTAGCAATTCATTAAACATTTTTGTCTGATGATCGGTGCCTATTgagttgaagtgcagagttagaTAAGCCACAAACCAATACAATTTGGGAGAGTATTTAAACCTGTTGTTTGGCCTACCTTTTCCTCTGCAGTTATGTCAGCTATTTTCAGAGGGGGTGGCAGTGGTCTCTTCTTTATCAGTAGAAGAAAATCTAAAACCAAAGGAAAACATTCACTTAATGGCATGTAGTAGCATTGAACATATCGGCTAATTGTTTGATTGGAAAATATTAACATTGAGACAACTTCAAACCTTTAAATCCATAGAAGTACCTTTATCTTTTAGATTTTCATCTGCAACAGTTTTAGTTTCTGTGAGGATCCTCTCCGTGGCAGCATGGACAAGTTTATGGTGTGTGATTGTTTTGGGGTCTTCGAGACTTCCATGTacatactgcaaaaaaaaaacaaccccccccccccaaaaaataaataataatcccaTCGACAGGAACAAATAGCAGTACTTTTACCCTGGTAATTatattactgttgtttttatttaaccacgCAAATAATTGGTAATGGATAGGCTAGCTAGCCCTGTATCAACAGCCAAACATATTTCTAAAGGTACCAATGATTTCTGCATTAGCTGGGTCTCTTACTGTCTAAATTTGTACTAGGAGGATGCAGTGCAGAAAGAGACTGGCAGCCATATGGGGTAGGCTAGCTGCATGTGGGGCATCATACTGGCACTTATAGACGAATCAAGTGTAAAAATGGGTAGCCCTAAATagcaacagtacagtatagtctgtgtagtatagtatagtctgtGGAACAAATAAGGAAAACTCAGAAGGAAGGAGCCTAGGAACATAAACAGAGTAACTTAACTTACATAGCTACACCAACAGACACGAGCATTTGGGCTAGGCTAGCTATCACATTTAGCCAAGGAGCTCATGGGGTGCGCCTAGTTTGCAGGGATTCTAGGCTCGCTAACTTGTGAATCAACTTGCTAAATTATAAATAGCAGTGTCTACCCAGTTACTCTAAATACGGAACGACTGACACCGACATTGACTATTTCAACTAGGGCTGCAAACATCGGCGACACAGTTACACAACTACGTTACAATTTCACCCGGGCAAACACCAATCAATGAGCAAGTAAgaaaataaacaagcatacatgTTTCAAGCACTTCTCTTTGAGTTGTTCAATAGTGGTATCCTCTGTTACTTCTTCCAACCACTCTGTACCCTCCATAGTACAAATGTGGATTTTTAACATTTTTCCCGCGAATATCTTCTCTTCTTGCACAAACATAGCTGTAGTTTTGTATGTAACTATATAGCTAGCGAGCCAGTTCAGTGATGGCTACGTTAgtttgctaacattagctagcgccTTCGAAAAACAGCGACAATAGTGCAAACACCTACAGTTATGATTTTCAAACAGTTTGATCGGACTTCAATGCTATAGCAGTCGAGTGCTGTTAATTTCGCAAAGAAGAGTTGTTTATCTTTCTCCAAGAGCCTAGCAGCTTGCCAAGTATACTATTGTGTTGGTTATGATTAACCTTTGAACCTAGGCAACGTTTGTCCCTGTGCAATATGGGAATTGTAGTTGTTTTAAATTGTGTAGTTTCGCGCTCATTTAGCTGAGCTGTTAATCCTAAAATGTACCACCAGAAGAGGGAGACAAAGCCTGCAGTGCCTGGGCCTACTACACTGAACATaaacataaatgcaacatgcagcaatttcaaagatttgatttacagttcatataaggaaatcagtcaatttaaataaataaattaggccctaatctatggatttcacatgaatgggaaaacagatatgtatctgttggttAAAGGTagaggtgtggatcagaaaaccagtcagtatatatattttttaaattatatatatattttttttaacctttatttaactaggcaagtcagtttagaataaattcttatttacaatgacggcctaccccggccaaaccctcccctaaacccagacgatgctgagccagttgtgcgccgccctatgggactctctcGATCATGGCAGGTTGCgttacagcccgggatcgaaccagggtatgtagtgacgcctctagtactgagatgcagtgccttagaccgctgcgccactcgggaaccctAGTATATAGTGTGACCATCATTTCTCATGCATCTCCTTCGcagagagttgatcaggctgttgactgtggcctgtggaatgttgtcccactcctcttcaatggctttgcgaagttgctgaatattggcgggaactggaacatgctgtcttacacgtcaatccagagcatcccaaacatgctcaatgggtgagtatgtaggccatagaagaactgggacattttcagcttccaggaattgtgtacagatccttgtgacatggggccgtgcattatcatgctgaaagatgAAGTGATGGCGggacgacaatgggcctcaggatctcgtcacggtatctcacggaattcaaattgccatcaataaaatgcaattgtgctcaatgtccgtagcttatgcctgctcataccataaccctactgccaccatggggcactatgttcacaacgttgacatcagcaaactgcttgccTACACAATGCCataggattcatccgtgaagagcacacttctccagcgtgccagtggccatcgaaggtgagcatttggcCACTGAAGTTATTTTACGATGCCGAATTGTAGTCATGTAAAGAACttggtgaggatgatgagcacgcagatgagcttccctgagacgttttctgacagtttgtgcagaaattctacggctatgcaaacccacagtttcatcagctgtctgggtggctggtctcagacgatcctgcaggtgaagaagccggatgtggaggtcctgagctggcgtgGTCACACATGGTCAGCgcttgtgaagccggttggacatactgccaaattctcaaacgACATTGGATGAGGCtttttggtagagaaattaacatttaattcgatgggaacagctctggtggacattcctgcagtcagcatgtcaattgcacgctccctcaaaacttgagacatccgtgtaataaaactgcacattttagagtggctttttattgtccccagcacaaggtgcacctgtgcaatgatcatgctgtttaatcagcttcttgatatgctacacctgtcaggtagatggattatgtttataaaagagaaatgctcactaacagggatgtaaacatggAACATGTTTGTGATTtttgatttcagctcatgaaacatgggaccaacactttacatgttgtgttttatatttttgttcagtataaatattgCCTTACTGAGGCATCCCATTTTGGCCACAGAAGGATCAGCCTTTCATGGGAAACACATTACAATTCAGATTCTACACATGTCACTACTTCCAGTATCCCCTTAACTTTTTTCTGTAGGTCAATATGTAtttcataaacagtgcaatgcatTGGGTTGAATGGGCCATGGAAACACACTGGGTCCATACTTGCCAACGTTAGAAAACATTTCAAGGTGCAATATGCaaaaatcgctccgccatttcctggtttctAAAATTTTAGTTTAACTGACAAAATAAGTTGTGTATAagcagtgtagagaatcattgtaccatctaaatcgctgtgaaatatatttttaataaccaaaaatattatattttcagcTTGTGTACAAAACCGACATTAAAAGCCTCAAAAACTAAACTAAAGTCAACttatgcttgatccgaaaatgtTGTCGGAGACTTGgtatggagggtgtgacgcaattACAGTGCCTCCGGAGGCATGCAGCGGCCAAGCTCCTTACTGCATTACTGTGCACCTttcaaatgttgtaacaatgtgaaGGCCTCTGCATTGTTCCACACTGATATGATTGGTTTATGGTAGGTGAGGGCAgtacatcctgtataaacacaaactcacgtccttgacaacttccttcacaatagCTCTGCTCAGCTCAGctaagcgcaagaagtatgaaagCCCTGATGTCTTCGGAGGCTACATCGCAGTAAATGAGGTATGGTCACTTCAGACTGCTGATTGACCATGAAGAGCAGGGGTtcttaacccttgtgtagtcttaacattctgtatactcctgtcgtaagggtaaaaaatgacccgccttcactaaacccctaaaataaagctgcttaattgaattttaaaccccaaatctattttgcaagAACAAACAACCAgtattcatcacaaactttgtgaatatctgggttttccctcttcacaatgcagaaagactgcatttaatcagtggacaccagttgtttttattacaacacacctgtcacaattgttttctttactaaagaaaatgtttattattattattattattgctaaaggtactacATAGGTGTAAACACACATTTTTAGCAAGAAATaacacttgtatagcctaagaatgtagcagaaatgtgcagaaagtaattttgaatgcattttattgaagggaaacaacagtcttgaacttttttggcaacatcgtgatatattcttatatactgtacaatgaggaattcaactacaaaatactattCTTCCCATGTTTTAACCATTGCCtccacccacaaggtgtataaacaacaaaaataaataagaataaaatcagataatatttacaaaacaaaaaCGTGAAGAACATCCAATTAGCtttaattagcacatgtaggacagtttgcaagtgtgtgtgcatggactttgcagatgtatttctcacatgtgaaGCACATCGTATTTgtttttacagtccttctttggggggcagaattggcatctcttcctcttgcctgccccagctgcagcctcaggtggatcaggacaagattcagccccctgaacagctttcacaagcgctgcagaggctgctgtgtgggggaggcgctcccttctttgaatgtgtggggtttcaggtgcctttcccagctgctccaggaacaccctcctcttgttccgcttatcaggcatccaggtagggttgatcttgttccatatcacgaaggcattgtatgagga
This window encodes:
- the LOC112248840 gene encoding ubiquitin-associated domain-containing protein 1 isoform X2 — protein: MFVQEEKIFAGKMLKIHICTMEGTEWLEEVTEDTTIEQLKEKCLKHYVHGSLEDPKTITHHKLVHAATERILTETKTVADENLKDKDFLLLIKKRPLPPPLKIADITAEEKKQDNKAPDKDAILKATAGLSTRHTDRTVTQHNIRDFQSELRKILVSLIEVAQKLLALNPDAVELFKKANAMLDEEEEDRVDETTLQQLTEMGFPESRAIKALRLNHMSVTQAMEWLIEHVDDPTVDTTLPGQGTPGAVGATAPPLIPSISASFPNLLSTVSQTNTDSAARQDELTEIFKRIRRKREFRPESRAVIALMEMGFDEKEVVDALRVNNNQQDAACEWLLGDRKPSPEDLDKGIDINSSLFQAILENPVVQLGLTNPKTLLAFEDMLENPLNSTQWMNDPETGPVMLQISRIFQTLNRT
- the LOC112248840 gene encoding ubiquitin-associated domain-containing protein 1 isoform X1 — translated: MFVQEEKIFAGKMLKIHICTMEGTEWLEEVTEDTTIEQLKEKCLKHYVHGSLEDPKTITHHKLVHAATERILTETKTVADENLKDKDFLLLIKKRPLPPPLKIADITAEEKKKQDNKAPDKDAILKATAGLSTRHTDRTVTQHNIRDFQSELRKILVSLIEVAQKLLALNPDAVELFKKANAMLDEEEEDRVDETTLQQLTEMGFPESRAIKALRLNHMSVTQAMEWLIEHVDDPTVDTTLPGQGTPGAVGATAPPLIPSISASFPNLLSTVSQTNTDSAARQDELTEIFKRIRRKREFRPESRAVIALMEMGFDEKEVVDALRVNNNQQDAACEWLLGDRKPSPEDLDKGIDINSSLFQAILENPVVQLGLTNPKTLLAFEDMLENPLNSTQWMNDPETGPVMLQISRIFQTLNRT